A genome region from Naumovozyma castellii chromosome 5, complete genome includes the following:
- the NCAS0E02940 gene encoding uncharacterized protein has translation MLLDALIEKYDISTVENVAEVWNKLVPMTKKGIEERINWVIDVAEKVFLPSEFDLAFYHSSSNDVRISFEQNKRYKKDVFCACFLMAMSPEYQKQCLDFHGMEQSITFDQVVSRMRRETKPTSETAMIATKKWIRNNSNQHKKKGNFKCYVCSGNHHVKECPTLKERIPNAHVFKQPAEQLGQSEKPSQPSQSAQGSQGHPAAQSSHRTQSTGANAWFATVPGQGVGHLGFVAYDSTNIEFDAVALFTRAKEAEISKLDWLFDSGTTIHVCNEREKFQDLSSTYGGTISGVAGKVPIKGYGTINVGKFTFHDVAYVP, from the coding sequence ATGTTGTTAGATgcattaattgaaaaatatgacaTCTCTACCGTTGAAAATGTTGCTGAAGTTTGGAACAAGCTTGTCCCAATGACAAAGAaaggaattgaagaaagaattaacTGGGTTATTGATGTTGCTGAAAAGGTATTCTTACCTAGTGAGTTTGATTTAGCTTTCTACCATTCCTCATCAAATGATGTTCGTATTTCGTTCGAACAAAACAAGCGGTATAAGAAAGATGTGTTTTGTGCATGTTTCTTAATGGCAATGTCCCCTGAATATCAAAAACAATGTCTTGACTTCCATGGTATGGAGCAATCGATCACCTTTGATCAGGTAGTTTCGAGAATGAGAAGAGAGACTAAACCAACATCTGAGACTGCGATGATTGCAACAAAGAAATGGATACGTAACAATTCCAATCAACATAAGAAGAAaggaaatttcaaatgttaCGTATGCAGTGGAAATCATCATGTAAAGGAGTGTCCAACATTGAAGGAACGTATTCCAAATGCTCATGTGTTCAAGCAACCAGCAGAACAATTAGGACAATCTGAAAAGCCTTCTCAGCCTTCTCAGTCTGCCCAAGGTAGTCAAGGTCATCCAGCTGCTCAATCTTCCCACCGTACTCAAAGTACTGGAGCTAATGCTTGGTTTGCCACCGTACCTGGACAAGGTGTAGGTCATCTTGGTTTTGTTGCGTATGACTCAACTAACATTGAATTCGATGCTGTTGCTCTATTTACTAGAGCTAAAGAAGCTGAAATTTCTAAGTTAGATTGGCTGTTTGACAGTGGAACTACTATTCATGTTTGTAATGAGAGAGAGAAATTTCAGGATCTTTCTTCCACTTATGGTGGTACTATCTCTGGTGTGGCTGGTAAAGTTCCAATCAAAGGGTATGGTACGATTAATGTTGGTAAGTTTACATTTCATGATGTCGCATATGTTCCTTAA